One Gossypium hirsutum isolate 1008001.06 chromosome A11, Gossypium_hirsutum_v2.1, whole genome shotgun sequence genomic window carries:
- the LOC107923720 gene encoding protein IQ-DOMAIN 14, with the protein MVNKTPTSWLSMVKRALGSNAKDNEKKSCRTREKRRWLFKWSQQRKPKTKSQSIAAVNIVRLNCRASNYAIVGEKNQAAIVIQTAFRGYIARKALGALKGVVKLQALVRGHNVRRRAKVALKCMQSLVRVQNRVLLHQQRARLSYEGCRRAMFIESNSSWESPWLQDLRRRKSITLDKDEKEVEEATKWLDRRRATKQWESHNRASIDKRDSIREPMQLRLPSLRCLKEKSSYHSAANSPRLTMVPNYMAATESAKAKVRSRSTTRQRPGNAERDGGGQISPRSTSDLRWMKL; encoded by the exons ATGGTAAACAAAACACCGACCTCGTGGTTGTCAATGGTGAAAAGGGCTCTCGGGTCTAATGCTAAAGATAACGAGAAAAAAAGTTGCAGAACAAGAGAGAAAAGAAGATGGCTATTTAAATGGTCTCAACAACGtaaacccaaaaccaaatcaCAATCCATTGCAGCTGTTAACATCGTTAGGCTTAATTGCAGAGCTTCCAATTACGCCATTGTTGGAGAAAAAAACCAAGCTGCTATTGTCATTCAAACAGCTTTTAGAGGCTACATA gcAAGGAAAGCATTGGGAGCATTGAAAGGGGTAGTGAAGCTTCAAGCTTTAGTGAGAGGGCACAATGTGAGAAGACGAGCAAAGGTGGCACTAAAATGCATGCAATCTTTGGTTCGAGTACAAAATCGAGTGCTGCTCCATCAACAACGAGCAAGGCTTTCATATGAAGGGTGTAGAAGGGCCATGTTTATTGAATCCAATTCATCGTGGGAATCTCCATGGCTGCAAGATCTTCGTAGGAGAAAGTCCATC ACATTGGATAAAGATGAAAAAGAGGTCGAAGAAGCAACGAAATGGCTCGATCGACGGAGGGCAACAAAGCAATGGGAGAGTCACAATAGGGCTTCCATTGATAAAAGAGACTCCATTAGAGAGCCTATGCAATTACGTTTACCCAGCCTTCGGTGTCTTAAAGAGAAATCATCGTACCACTCGGCAGCAAACAGCCCGAGGTTGACGATGGTGCCGAATTATATGGCGGCCACGGAGTCTGCAAAGGCTAAGGTGCGGTCCCGAAGCACCACAAGACAAAGGCCGGGAAATGCAGAGAGGGATGGTGGGGGTCAAATTTCTCCACGTTCAACTTCTGATCTAAGGtggatgaaattataa
- the LOC107923715 gene encoding protein CANDIDATE G-PROTEIN COUPLED RECEPTOR 7: protein MAMMTCRSLLLLLLISLFVSFGFAEIRFTEIRSDVRPIIPFDEFGFTHNGRLELNLSQIDLSDKNKNLDLNKIGFFLCTRDTWFHVLEQLNDHHVTCALDSELVKVVFRFKSLDGKTSINPVFPVNNADQYALLFANCLTQVKVSMTVRSAMYNIEGKQSRDYLSAGKTILPRVYFLLSLVYFSLAGIWVYFLYKKRLTVFRIHFFMLAVIVLKAFNLVFEAEDKSYIKRTGSAHGWDVLFYIFSFLKGIMLFTLIVLIGTGWSFLKPYLQDKEKKVLMIVIPLQVVANIAQVVIDEASPFGQDRATWKQLFLLVDVICCCAVLFPIVWSIKNLREAARTDGKAAVNLMKLTLFRQYYVVVICYIYFTRVVVYALETITSYKYLWTAVLAGELATLAFYVFTGYKFKPEAHNPYFAIDDEEEEAAAEQLKLEDEFEL, encoded by the coding sequence ATGGCGATGATGACCTGCCGTTCCTTGTTGCTTTTACTTTTGATCTcactttttgtttcttttggttTCGCCGAGATCCGTTTCACGGAGATCCGATCCGATGTCCGACCCATAATACCTTTCGATGAGTTCGGGTTCACTCACAACGGCCGCCTTGAACTCAACCTCTCTCAGATCGATCTCTCCGACAAGAACAAGAACCTCGACTTGAACAAAATCGGATTCTTCCTCTGCACGCGCGACACGTGGTTCCACGTGCTTGAACAACTCAACGACCACCATGTCACGTGTGCTCTCGATTCCGAACTCGTCAAGGTCGTCTTCAGGTTCAAATCTCTCGACGGGAAAACGAGCATCAACCCCGTTTTCCCTGTAAACAACGCTGACCAGTACGCCCTACTCTTCGCTAATTGTTTGACTCAAGTCAAAGTATCGATGACCGTCCGATCGGCGATGTACAATATTGAAGGGAAGCAAAGCCGTGATTATCTCTCCGCCGGCAAAACAATTCTCCCTAGGGTTTACTTCCTTTTATCCCTTGTTTATTTCAGTCTCGCAGGGATTTGGGTTTACTTTCTTTACAAAAAACGACTCACCGTGTTCCGAATCCATTTCTTTATGCTAGCAGTCATTGTTTTAAAAGCCTTCAATCTCGTGTTTGAAGCCGAGGATAAATCTTATATCAAACGAACCGGAAGTGCTCATGGTTGGGATGTTTTGTTTTACATATTCAGTTTCTTGAAAGGGATCATGCTTTTCACGCTCATCGTTTTGATCGGCACCGGTTGGTCGTTTTTGAAACCTTATTTGCAGGACAAAGAAAAGAAGGTTTTAATGATCGTGATTCCACTTCAAGTTGTTGCTAACATCGCCCAAGTTGTCATCGATGAGGCCTCCCCATTTGGTCAAGATAGGGCGACATGGAAGCAACTGTTTTTGCTTGTTGATGTTATTTGTTGTTGCGCTGTGTTGTTCCCTATCGTTTGGTCGATTAAGAACCTGCGTGAGGCGGCTCGAACGGATGGGAAAGCTGCGGTGAATTTGATGAAATTGACTCTGTTTAGGCAGTATTACGTTGTGGTGATCTGTTATATTTACTTCACTCGTGTTGTGGTTTATGCTTTGGAGACGATTACTTCGTATAAGTATCTATGGACCGCTGTGTTGGCCGGAGAATTGGCCACTCTTGCCTTTTATGTGTTTACTGGGTATAAATTCAAGCCAGAGGCGCATAACCCATATTTTGCCATCGATGATGAAGAGGAAGAGGCTGCTGCAGAGCAGTTGAAGCTTGAAGATGAGTTTGAATTGTGA
- the LOC107923717 gene encoding polyadenylate-binding protein-interacting protein 11 isoform X4, with protein MAVVENASNQDTEAATVTSNDQDQSKLRSTTDLSLHDNDQGLYNKIGGTNGGGGKDELGDSFKRDMRELQELFSKLNPMAKEFVPHSLVNNGLNGGFHTNNIAFQNNNNNISRNGNANCNGGGKRKNLGQGKRKSNSRTSMAQREVVIRRTVYVSDIDHQVTEEQLAGLFVGCGQVVDCRICGDPNSVLRFAFIEFTDEEGAQAALNLAGTMLGFYPVRVLPSKTAIAPVNPTFLPRNEDERQICARTIYCTNIDRKVTQADVKLFFETVCGEVYRLRLLGDYQHSTRIAFVEFALAESAIAALNCSGVVLGSLPIRISPSKTPVRPRAPLLPSY; from the exons ATGGCTGTTGTTGAGAATGCTTCGAATCAAGACACGGAGGCTGCAACAGTGACGTCAAACGACCAAGATCAGTCAAAGCTTCGGTCAACAACCGATCTGAGCTTACACGACAACGATCAAGGGTTGTACAACAAGATCGGTGGAACCAACGGTGGTGGTGGTAAAGATGAGCTTGGGGATAGTTTCAAAAGAGATATGAGGGAGTTACAAGAACTGTTCTCTAAGCTTAACCCCATGGCTAAAGAGTTTGTACCTCACTCGCTTGTTAACAACGGACTCAATGGTGGGTTTCACACTAACAATATTGCTTTTCAAAACAACAATAACAACATCTCAAGGAATGGTAATGCTAATTGCAATGGTGGTGGTAAAAGG AAAAATTTAGGTCAAGGGAAACGGAAATCGAACAGCAGGACAAGTATGGCTCAAAGAGAAGTGGTTATCCGTAGGACTGTTTATGTTTCTGATATCGACCACCAG GTCACGGAGGAGCAGCTTGCCGGTTTATTTGTGGGTTGTGGGCAG GTGGTTGACTGTCGCATATGTGGTGATCCTAACTCTGTACTTCGTTTTGCTTTTATCGAGTTTACTGATGAAG AAGGTGCGCAAGCTGCACTGAACCTGGCAGGGACTATGCTTGGATTCTATCCAGTTAGGGTGCTGCCTTCGAAAACAGCTATCGCACCTGTTAACCCGACATTTTTGCCAAGG AACGAGGATGAGCGTCAAATTTGTGCGAGAACTATCTATTGTACAAACATTGACAGGAAG GTTACTCAAGCTGATGTTAAACTCTTTTTCGAAACAGTCTGTGGGGAG GTTTATCGCCTAAGGCTGCTTGGGGACTATCAGCATTCAACTCGCATTGCTTTTGTCGAGTTTGCATTG GCTGAAAGTGCGATTGCTGCTCTCAACTGTAGTGGTGTGGTTCTGGGATCATTGCCTATAAG GATCAGCCCATCAAAGACCCCAGTTCGGCCACGAGCTCCTCTCCTTCCCTCGTACTAA
- the LOC107923718 gene encoding polyadenylate-binding protein-interacting protein 11: MAVVENASNQDTAAATLTSNDQDQSTLRSKTDLSLHENDQGMYNKIGGTNGGGGKDELEDSFERDRRKLQELFSKLNPMAEEFVPHSLVNNGLNGGFHTNNIALQNNNNNISRNGNANCNGGGKRKKIFGQGKRKSNSRTSIAQREEVIRRTVYVSDIDHQVTEEQLAGLFVSCGQVVDCRICGDPNSVLRFAFIEFIDEEGAQAALNLAGTMLGFYPVKVLPSKTAIAPVNPTFLPRNEGERQMCARTIYCTNIDKTVTQADVKLFFEAVCGEVYRLRLLGDYQHSTRIAFVEFVMAESAIAALNCSGVFLGSLPIRVSPSKTPVRPRAPRLPSY, encoded by the exons ATGGCTGTTGTTGAGAATGCTTCGAATCAAGACACGGCGGCTGCAACACTGACGTCAAACGACCAAGATCAGTCAACGCTTCGGTCAAAAACCGATCTGAGCTTACACGAAAACGATCAAGGGATGTACAACAAGATCGGTGGAACCAACGGTGGTGGTGGTAAagatgagcttgaggatagtttCGAAAGAGATAGGAGAAAGTTACAAGAACTGTTCTCTAAGCTTAACCCCATGGCTGAAGAGTTTGTACCTCACTCGCTTGTTAACAATGGACTCAATGGTGGGTTTCACACTAACAATATTGCTTTACAAAACAACAATAACAACATCTCAAGGAATGGCAATGCTAATTGCAATGGTGGTGGTAAAAGG AAGAAAATTTTCGGTCAAGGGAAACGGAAATCGAACAGCAGGACAAGTATAGCTCAAAGAGAAGAGGTTATACGTAGGACTGTTTATGTGTCTGATATCGACCACCAG GTCACGGAGGAGCAGCTTGCCGGTTTATTTGTGAGTTGTGGGCAG GTGGTTGATTGTCGCATATGTGGTGATCCTAACTCTGTACTTCGTTTTGCTTTTATCGAGTTCATTGATGAAG AAGGTGCGCAAGCTGCACTGAACCTGGCAGGGACTATGCTTGGATTTTATCCAGTTAAGGTGCTGCCTTCAAAAACAGCTATCGCACCGGTTAACCCAACATTTTTGCCAAGG AATGAGGGTGAGCGTCAAATGTGTGCGAGAACTATCTACTGTACAAACATTGACAAGACG GTTACTCAAGCTGATGTTAAACTCTTTTTCGAAGCAGTCTGTGGGGAG GTTTATCGGCTGAGGTTGCTTGGGGACTATCAGCATTCAACTCGCATTGCTTTCGTCGAGTTTGTAATG GCTGAAAGTGCGATTGCTGCTCTCAACTGTAGTGGTGTGTTTCTGGGATCATTGCCCATAAG GGTCAGCCCATCAAAGACCCCAGTTCGGCCACGAGCTCCTCGCCTTCCCTCCTACTAA
- the LOC107923717 gene encoding polyadenylate-binding protein-interacting protein 11 isoform X3 codes for MAVVENASNQDTEAATVTSNDQDQSKLRSTTDLSLHDNDQGLYNKIGGTNGGGGKDELGDSFKRDMRELQELFSKLNPMAKEFVPHSLVNNGLNGGFHTNNIAFQNNNNNISRNGNANCNGGGKRKKNLGQGKRKSNSRTSMAQREVVIRRTVYVSDIDHQVTEEQLAGLFVGCGQVVDCRICGDPNSVLRFAFIEFTDEEGAQAALNLAGTMLGFYPVRVLPSKTAIAPVNPTFLPRNEDERQICARTIYCTNIDRKVTQADVKLFFETVCGEVYRLRLLGDYQHSTRIAFVEFALAESAIAALNCSGVVLGSLPIRISPSKTPVRPRAPLLPSY; via the exons ATGGCTGTTGTTGAGAATGCTTCGAATCAAGACACGGAGGCTGCAACAGTGACGTCAAACGACCAAGATCAGTCAAAGCTTCGGTCAACAACCGATCTGAGCTTACACGACAACGATCAAGGGTTGTACAACAAGATCGGTGGAACCAACGGTGGTGGTGGTAAAGATGAGCTTGGGGATAGTTTCAAAAGAGATATGAGGGAGTTACAAGAACTGTTCTCTAAGCTTAACCCCATGGCTAAAGAGTTTGTACCTCACTCGCTTGTTAACAACGGACTCAATGGTGGGTTTCACACTAACAATATTGCTTTTCAAAACAACAATAACAACATCTCAAGGAATGGTAATGCTAATTGCAATGGTGGTGGTAAAAGG AAGAAAAATTTAGGTCAAGGGAAACGGAAATCGAACAGCAGGACAAGTATGGCTCAAAGAGAAGTGGTTATCCGTAGGACTGTTTATGTTTCTGATATCGACCACCAG GTCACGGAGGAGCAGCTTGCCGGTTTATTTGTGGGTTGTGGGCAG GTGGTTGACTGTCGCATATGTGGTGATCCTAACTCTGTACTTCGTTTTGCTTTTATCGAGTTTACTGATGAAG AAGGTGCGCAAGCTGCACTGAACCTGGCAGGGACTATGCTTGGATTCTATCCAGTTAGGGTGCTGCCTTCGAAAACAGCTATCGCACCTGTTAACCCGACATTTTTGCCAAGG AACGAGGATGAGCGTCAAATTTGTGCGAGAACTATCTATTGTACAAACATTGACAGGAAG GTTACTCAAGCTGATGTTAAACTCTTTTTCGAAACAGTCTGTGGGGAG GTTTATCGCCTAAGGCTGCTTGGGGACTATCAGCATTCAACTCGCATTGCTTTTGTCGAGTTTGCATTG GCTGAAAGTGCGATTGCTGCTCTCAACTGTAGTGGTGTGGTTCTGGGATCATTGCCTATAAG GATCAGCCCATCAAAGACCCCAGTTCGGCCACGAGCTCCTCTCCTTCCCTCGTACTAA
- the LOC107923717 gene encoding polyadenylate-binding protein-interacting protein 11 isoform X2, with translation MAVVENASNQDTEAATVTSNDQDQSKLRSTTDLSLHDNDQGLYNKIGGTNGGGGKDELGDSFKRDMRELQELFSKLNPMAKEFVPHSLVNNGLNGGFHTNNIAFQNNNNNISRNGNANCNGGGKRKNLGQGKRKSNSRTSMAQREVVIRRTVYVSDIDHQVTEEQLAGLFVGCGQVVDCRICGDPNSVLRFAFIEFTDEEGAQAALNLAGTMLGFYPVRVLPSKTAIAPVNPTFLPRNEDERQICARTIYCTNIDRKVTQADVKLFFETVCGEVCLTLVFCFTISYNKTYRDAFKGSTCLMQVYRLRLLGDYQHSTRIAFVEFALAESAIAALNCSGVVLGSLPIRISPSKTPVRPRAPLLPSY, from the exons ATGGCTGTTGTTGAGAATGCTTCGAATCAAGACACGGAGGCTGCAACAGTGACGTCAAACGACCAAGATCAGTCAAAGCTTCGGTCAACAACCGATCTGAGCTTACACGACAACGATCAAGGGTTGTACAACAAGATCGGTGGAACCAACGGTGGTGGTGGTAAAGATGAGCTTGGGGATAGTTTCAAAAGAGATATGAGGGAGTTACAAGAACTGTTCTCTAAGCTTAACCCCATGGCTAAAGAGTTTGTACCTCACTCGCTTGTTAACAACGGACTCAATGGTGGGTTTCACACTAACAATATTGCTTTTCAAAACAACAATAACAACATCTCAAGGAATGGTAATGCTAATTGCAATGGTGGTGGTAAAAGG AAAAATTTAGGTCAAGGGAAACGGAAATCGAACAGCAGGACAAGTATGGCTCAAAGAGAAGTGGTTATCCGTAGGACTGTTTATGTTTCTGATATCGACCACCAG GTCACGGAGGAGCAGCTTGCCGGTTTATTTGTGGGTTGTGGGCAG GTGGTTGACTGTCGCATATGTGGTGATCCTAACTCTGTACTTCGTTTTGCTTTTATCGAGTTTACTGATGAAG AAGGTGCGCAAGCTGCACTGAACCTGGCAGGGACTATGCTTGGATTCTATCCAGTTAGGGTGCTGCCTTCGAAAACAGCTATCGCACCTGTTAACCCGACATTTTTGCCAAGG AACGAGGATGAGCGTCAAATTTGTGCGAGAACTATCTATTGTACAAACATTGACAGGAAG GTTACTCAAGCTGATGTTAAACTCTTTTTCGAAACAGTCTGTGGGGAGGTTTGCTTAACTCTGGTGTTCTGTTTTACTATTTCTTACAACAAAACCTACCGGGATGCATTTAAAGGGAGTACTTGTCTGATGCAGGTTTATCGCCTAAGGCTGCTTGGGGACTATCAGCATTCAACTCGCATTGCTTTTGTCGAGTTTGCATTG GCTGAAAGTGCGATTGCTGCTCTCAACTGTAGTGGTGTGGTTCTGGGATCATTGCCTATAAG GATCAGCCCATCAAAGACCCCAGTTCGGCCACGAGCTCCTCTCCTTCCCTCGTACTAA
- the LOC107923717 gene encoding polyadenylate-binding protein-interacting protein 11 isoform X1 yields MAVVENASNQDTEAATVTSNDQDQSKLRSTTDLSLHDNDQGLYNKIGGTNGGGGKDELGDSFKRDMRELQELFSKLNPMAKEFVPHSLVNNGLNGGFHTNNIAFQNNNNNISRNGNANCNGGGKRKKNLGQGKRKSNSRTSMAQREVVIRRTVYVSDIDHQVTEEQLAGLFVGCGQVVDCRICGDPNSVLRFAFIEFTDEEGAQAALNLAGTMLGFYPVRVLPSKTAIAPVNPTFLPRNEDERQICARTIYCTNIDRKVTQADVKLFFETVCGEVCLTLVFCFTISYNKTYRDAFKGSTCLMQVYRLRLLGDYQHSTRIAFVEFALAESAIAALNCSGVVLGSLPIRISPSKTPVRPRAPLLPSY; encoded by the exons ATGGCTGTTGTTGAGAATGCTTCGAATCAAGACACGGAGGCTGCAACAGTGACGTCAAACGACCAAGATCAGTCAAAGCTTCGGTCAACAACCGATCTGAGCTTACACGACAACGATCAAGGGTTGTACAACAAGATCGGTGGAACCAACGGTGGTGGTGGTAAAGATGAGCTTGGGGATAGTTTCAAAAGAGATATGAGGGAGTTACAAGAACTGTTCTCTAAGCTTAACCCCATGGCTAAAGAGTTTGTACCTCACTCGCTTGTTAACAACGGACTCAATGGTGGGTTTCACACTAACAATATTGCTTTTCAAAACAACAATAACAACATCTCAAGGAATGGTAATGCTAATTGCAATGGTGGTGGTAAAAGG AAGAAAAATTTAGGTCAAGGGAAACGGAAATCGAACAGCAGGACAAGTATGGCTCAAAGAGAAGTGGTTATCCGTAGGACTGTTTATGTTTCTGATATCGACCACCAG GTCACGGAGGAGCAGCTTGCCGGTTTATTTGTGGGTTGTGGGCAG GTGGTTGACTGTCGCATATGTGGTGATCCTAACTCTGTACTTCGTTTTGCTTTTATCGAGTTTACTGATGAAG AAGGTGCGCAAGCTGCACTGAACCTGGCAGGGACTATGCTTGGATTCTATCCAGTTAGGGTGCTGCCTTCGAAAACAGCTATCGCACCTGTTAACCCGACATTTTTGCCAAGG AACGAGGATGAGCGTCAAATTTGTGCGAGAACTATCTATTGTACAAACATTGACAGGAAG GTTACTCAAGCTGATGTTAAACTCTTTTTCGAAACAGTCTGTGGGGAGGTTTGCTTAACTCTGGTGTTCTGTTTTACTATTTCTTACAACAAAACCTACCGGGATGCATTTAAAGGGAGTACTTGTCTGATGCAGGTTTATCGCCTAAGGCTGCTTGGGGACTATCAGCATTCAACTCGCATTGCTTTTGTCGAGTTTGCATTG GCTGAAAGTGCGATTGCTGCTCTCAACTGTAGTGGTGTGGTTCTGGGATCATTGCCTATAAG GATCAGCCCATCAAAGACCCCAGTTCGGCCACGAGCTCCTCTCCTTCCCTCGTACTAA
- the LOC107923713 gene encoding protein CANDIDATE G-PROTEIN COUPLED RECEPTOR 7, with protein MGKICRSFLLFLLISLFVSFGFAEIRFTKIRSNDRPIIPFDEFWFTHNGRLELNVSQITLSDNNPNLNFNNVGFFLCTRDAWLHVLQQLADAEISCVLHSSLVKIISNFKTLNGKSNFDSILQVKNADRYTLLFANCLSQVKVSMTVRSAMYNLEGNQNRRDYLSADETFLPKLYFLLSLVYFTLAGIWIYVLYNKRLTIFRIHFFMLIVVVLKALNLVSKAEDTLYIQQTGTAHGWDVPFYIFSSLKGIMLFTLIILIGTGWSLLKPYLQDKEKMVLTIVIPLQVVANIALVIIDETSPFSPYRVTWKSLFLLVDVICCCAMLLPIVWSIKNLREAAQTDGKAAVNLMKLTLFKQYYVMVICYIYLTRVAVYGLETITWGKYPWSSVLVGELATLVFYVFTGYKFKPETYNPYFAIDDEEEEADDVEHLKLHDEEKIGQ; from the coding sequence ATGGGGAAGATATGCCGctcctttttgctttttcttttgatCTCTCTTTTCGTTTCTTTTGGTTTTGCTGAAATCCGTTTCACAAAGATCCGATCCAATGACCGTCCCATAATCCCCTTCGATGAGTTCTGGTTCACTCACAATGGCCGTCTCGAACTCAACGTCTCTCAGATCACTCTCTCAGACAATAACCCGAACCTCAACTTCAACAATGTCGGATTCTTCCTCTGCACACGCGACGCGTGGCTCCATGTGCTTCAACAACTTGCTGACGCCGAAATCTCGTGCGTTCTCCATTCCAGTCTCGTCAAAATCATCTCCAACTTCAAGACTCTCAATGGGAAATCGAACTTCGACTCCATTCTCCAAGTAAAAAATGCCGACCGGTACACTTTACTCTTTGCTAATTGTCTTAGTCAAGTCAAAGTATCAATGACCGTACGATCGGCAATGTACAATCTTGAGGGAAATCAAAACCGTCGCGATTACCTCTCCGCTGACGAAACATTTCTCCCTAAGCTTTACTTCCTTTTGTCCCTCGTTTATTTCACCCTGGCAGGGATTTGGATTTACGTGCTTTACAACAAACGGCTCACTATTTTCCGAATCCACTTCTTTATGCTAATTGTTGTCGTTTTAAAAGCTTTGAATCTCGTATCTAAAGCAGAGGACACGTTATATATCCAACAAACCGGGACTGCTCACGGTTGGGACGTTCCGTTTTACATATTCAGTTCCTTGAAAGGGATCATGCTTTTCACGCTCATCATTTTGATCGGCACCGGTTGGTCTCTTTTGAAACCTTACTTGCAAGACAAGGAAAAGATGGTTTTAACGATTGTTATTCCACTTCAAGTTGTGGCTAACATTGCCCTAGTCATAATCGACGAGACCTCGCCTTTCAGTCCATATAGGGTCACATGGAAATCACTATTTTTGCTTGTCGATGTCATTTGTTGTTGCGCCATGTTGTTGCCAATTGTTTGGTCAATTAAGAACCTGCGCGAGGCGGCTCAGACGGATGGGAAAGCTGCAGTGAATTTGATGAAGTTGACGTTGTTTAAGCAGTATTACGTTATGGTGATCTGTTATATTTACTTGACTCGTGTTGCGGTTTATGGTTTGGAGACGATTACTTGGGGTAAGTATCCGTGGAGCAGTGTGCTGGTCGGGGAGTTGGCTACGCTCGTGTTTTATGTGTTTACTGGATATAAATTCAAGCCAGAGACGTATAACCCGTATTTTGCTATCGATGATGAAGAGGAAGAGGCTGATGATGTAGAGCATTTGAAACTTCATGATGAGGAAAAAATTGGGCAATGA
- the LOC107923721 gene encoding protein CANDIDATE G-PROTEIN COUPLED RECEPTOR 7, with translation MTVQSAMYNLEGNQNRRDYLSANQAILPSLYFLLSLFYFTLAGIWLYLLYKKPLSVSRTHFIMLAVILLKACKLVFEAEVKYCIKRTGTGYGWDLWFSIFSILKVTTLIILIGQGWSLLKPYLQDKEKKVLLIVIPFQVVVANITQVFIDKTPLFSPYRVVCKQIVLLVDVICYCAVLLPIVWSIEKLREVAQTDEKAAVKLKKLTLFRQYYIMVICYIYFPRIMVYTLEATNTVYKYSWSSVLVGELDTLAFYVYTGYEFKPEADNLYFPIDDEEEEGDSEQLKL, from the coding sequence ATGACTGTCCAATCGGCGATGTACAATCTCGAAGGAAATCAAAACCGTCGGGATTATCTCTCTGCCAACCAAGCAATTCTCCCTAGCCTTTACTTCCTTTTGTCCCTCTTTTATTTCACACTCGCAGGGATTTGGCTTTACTTGCTTTACAAGAAACCTCTCTCTGTTTCTAGAACCCATTTCATTATGCTGGCTGTCATCCTTTTAAAAGCTTGCAAACTCGTATTTGAAGCGGAGGTTAAATATTGCATCAAACGAACCGGAACTGGCTATGGTTGGGATCTTTGGTTTTCCATTTTCAGTATCTTGAAAGTGACCACGTTGATCATTTTGATTGGCCAAGGCTGGTCGCTTTTGAAACCTTACTTGCAGGACAAGGAAAAGAAGGTTTTGTTGATAGTGATTCCATTTCAGGTAGTTGTTGCTAATATTACCCAAGTTTTCATAGATAAGACCCCACTTTTCAGTCCATATAGGGTTGTATGTAAGCAAATTGTTTTGCTTGTTGATGTTATTTGTTATTGCGCGGTGTTGTTACCGATTGTTTGGTCGATTGAGAAGTTGCGTGAGGTGGCTCAGACGGACGAGAAAGCTGCGGTGAAATTGAAGAAGTTGACCCTGTTTAGGCAGTATTACATTATGGTCATTTGTTATATTTACTTCCCTCGTATTATGGTTTATACTTTGGAGGCGACAAATACCGTGTATAAATATTCATGGAGCAGTGTTTTAGTTGGGGAGCTGGACACACTCGCCTTTTATGTGTATACTGGATATGAATTCAAGCCAGAGGCAGATAACTTGTATTTTCCAATCGATGATGAAGAGGAAGAGGGTGACTCAGAGCAGTTGAAGCTTTGA